Proteins encoded together in one Microcebus murinus isolate Inina chromosome 16, M.murinus_Inina_mat1.0, whole genome shotgun sequence window:
- the CNFN gene encoding cornifelin has protein sequence MSYPVTTQPQCATSSCYQTQISDWHTGLTDCCNDMPVCLCGTFAPLCLACRIADDFGECCCTPYLPGGLHSLRTGMRERYRIQGSIGHDCAALTFCLPCALCQMARELKIRE, from the exons ATGTCCTACCCAGTGACCACTCAGCCCCAGTGTGCCACCAGCAGCTGCTACCAGACCCAGATCAGTGACTGGCACACAGGTCTCACGGACTGCTGCAACGACATGCCCGTCT GTCTGTGCGGCACCTTCGCGCCTCTGTGCCTCGCCTGTCGCATCGCCGACGACTTCGGCGAGTGCTGCTGCACGCCCTACCTGCCCGGAGGCCTGCACTCGCTCCGCACCGGCATGCGCGAGCGCTACCGCATCCAG GGCTCCATCGGGCACGACTGTGCGGCCCTCACCTTTTGTCTGCCCTGCGCCCTCTGCCAGATGGCGCGGGAACTGAAGATCCGAGAGTAA